catatagacagttggagagttgtctcattggcactcacaccacatcttcctatatctagttaAATAATCACATGATTTAACatcaatgttttgttaaaattttatgttttagtaAAAGCCTTATATAAAAGTCACACTTATTTACTGAAAAGTGCATTTGAAGGGCTGAAACTTGAATAAGTAAGTGTATTCCCTTATCAAtagtcttctttttaatatcatCACAGGGCAGCGACTCATTATAAGACTTGTGTAGAAAATGGAAGGTCTCAATGTCCAGACTCCCAAAGTGTTACAATTGCAGAGATGatgataaaacaatttgaatCGTTGTGTGGAGGTAAGTTAAATCAAGAACCATGATAtgtcttaaacatattttatgctGAATGCAAGGTTCCATAATATTTAGGTcttcattgataaaaaaataaattttacatatGCCATTTAGGTTCATTCAATCTATGCccacattttgaaatttaggtCTAAAactgtatgaaaaaaaaattggcataggttgaatattttttaacaaataaggTTCTATCACAACTtatatgacctaccgaattagactatttaccggatttgtaatcacataagcaacacgacgggtgccacatgtggagcaggatcaaaatatttttcttgtgGTGGTAATATGATGCTTTCAATGTAATCCAAGCATGATTTCTtgccattttatatatatagtaactGTTCACTCAAACAACAAACtggcatttttgttttacatttttaacatttaattttcaagatatttgctttgtaatttaatatttcttaagaCTTCAAACTGTGATCAATGTACCTTCAAAGTTTATTtcgaaatgataaataaaaacaatcaagaATACTTTCATAACTGTTAGCCAAATACACCTTTAAGTGCTCACTCTGAGATCAGATTctaaattacaattatattagtAATAGGTCCACCAGATTTGGTCTAGAATGATACTagtacaccttatcgctatttgtctgccattactggatatcacacaggttcccataaaatttgacgtcataaaacaaaacatctgaCGCCCAATTGAACAGTGATTGTGTATGACGTCAAAACTTCAAGCGGCCGGGTTAGGCGGGATTAGCGGTAAAGTTTATTGTAAGGTGATCATGTTTGTCTAAGTGTGTTTACCTAACCTTGACCTCGTTTTGATGGTTCATATGACGTCGGTAATCTAACCTTAGCCTCTTTACTGAGGTTCATCgatcaatatcaaaatttaagcACTTGGTTCAGTTCCTCTGAAAAAAATAGGACATTTCTCATAGAATATTTATAAGGTATACAGATCCGGGATTTGGATTTTCtagctgcattgaagacctatatgtgaccttcggctgttgtcttctcattggtcaggttgttgtttTCTTGCAAAACGTATTGTTATGAGCACAACATATGCGGATCTCTGAACAACATGAAATTGGATGTAATTATTGATGTTTTTCCCATGATTTGAAACAACGTCGCAGAGCTTTTATGTCACAACcaagttgttttatttgatgAACATAAACAATAGACTTTCATCAGTATTTACTACTTCATTTAAGGGGTTAGATCAGGGTTAAGGATGGTTACTAAATTAGCAATGGCTATGTTATAGTTAGTCACATAAATGAGCAATCATGCAAagcagaataaaaataaacagtgtTTATGAGTAAGAGGCTTATAATGCATGTATtgaaatagttaaaataaaCAGTGTTTATGAGTTAGAGgcttaaaatgcatttattgaaatagttaaaataaaCAGTGTTTATAAGTTGGAGGCtaagaatacatttattgaaatagttaaaataaaCAGTGTAAGTTAAAAGCTAAGAATTCACTTACAGCTTGACACAAATTGATTCATAATGTTTGACATAATATAATTTTCaccctttgacaaaatatttaattcttttaaaacttgaaatacACTCTTTACCAGAAAATCAttggatatatagcagtttgacaaattctaattttgatcattgagaacaTTCAGCAACTTTGTacatctccctgtagtgttatgtaccacctcaagaagtaaaaattaaagaacAGATACGGCTTCTCCCGCCTCATTTTCAGACCTATAACAGCGccataaaacttttattttctcagaagaaaaacatatcagaatgaattatatTACTCAGCTACAGAAAACACGGTATATTGAACTCTTCTCTGATTGAAAACTAGAAAAGAGTACCAAACTTACATCCGGTGTGGAGATTTAGATGGAATAGTGTGCCactttcaacttcatcaaaattcTTATATGACGCGCTGTTTATACTTTGTATTAGctagattttttaaatcaaatatacacATACTTTGCAAATGTGCAAAGggtatattttcaatttcattagaAACAACAAATAGAAGATTTGAACATTGGTTTGGCtttcatatttgtaaattttatctTTATCACTTTgaataaattctgaaaaaaggGTAAGcccatttaaatgtttttaaaatgcatgaaatatgtTTAAGTAATACATGTTTCAAACCAACTTCTGTATCAAGCATAATTTTAGGtgtttattttaatacttttaaagatattctaaatatttatatgtatagtGATACATTAgagatattatatatttatatgaagagtgaaatttaaaaataccatCTACTTCTGAGGCAATTTATGgtaatttattgataaatttatgGAATAGAAAAGTCCTaaagatgtacatgtaaaaataaaattaacggtaccaattttcttgcaccagatgcgcatttcgacaatacatgtctcttcagtgatgcttgttgccaaaatatttgaaagatgTTTATGTACACATTATTGTGTAAAATCGGTTTTTCCTgaaatattcttgtttttctttttggttaAGTTTGTATACATTGTTGGTTTGACTGTCtctctagtatctttcgtccctcgtttttgtacatatatacaaCATTACTATTCTATCTAAACTCTTGTTAGAActggaaaacaaatatttgaagatACAAATCCAAGAAGGATAcgaaagtaaaaaatatttattacaaaatatagtgaaaattactctttattttttttaaaaccatatAGCATAGTTATAACTTTAAATATAACCTCTCAgccaatttgtttttataattcctgaattattttttaagtaataaatgttgatatgaaatttttatcttatataataGATCAATATGATAAAGTTACCAGTACAACAAGCAGTTATACCAAAGAAACTGAAGGTAACTGGATTTCAAAAACATTCTTGTTAAATTTCTGTAAAAAGTTAGAACAGATATGTAATATTAGTTTCCAATCAACTTCTGTATCAAACATAATCTTGGGTGTTAATTGTCatacttttaaagatattctAAATTTATGTACAGTGATACTTCAcagatattatatatttattttatatgtagagTGAAATTTATAAATTCCATCTACCACTGAAGCAATTGATGTCATTTATTGATAATTCAATGGAATAGAAAAGTCTGTATAGATGTACATGCATACATTATTGTGTgaaattgggttttttttatgaaatatttttgtttttgtttagtttgtatacattgtacataaatgcaactgtaaaacaaatatttgaagatACAAATCTCAGAGGAatgtgaaaaagaaaatatatattataaattaaatagagggaaactttttaatttttttaacaaccaTATTGTACAATTGCAATGTGCATATATGGGATAATTGCATAAAATTACATAATACAACAtcgaataaatataaatatatataacatgataaCAACTGTAtgctaaatttatatttttcattttactagAAAACTTGAAAAGGGGAAGCAACAAAAGAAGGACTCTGGCAgaattaaagaaagaaaatctgatTTTAGATAACGAACGTCTACGGGAAGAAACAAAAAGGCTTAAACTTgaacaagaaaatttaaaactagAGAAAGAAGGGATTATTTTGAAAAACCGATGTCTCATATGTAAAGTGCAGACTGAGTATCCTGATTGTGTCGCACCATAGATACAACATCTTAATATTTTGGTGTTAAAATCTATATAGTATAACAATATTGCTATTTTTCACAAACACATGTTGGTTAAcatattgtttaacatttgaacTAGTTTGTCTCCTTAACATAAATCATTAGTATTATTCAAATGACACATTTTACAAGTTTTGTACCTTGCCCCTTTtgtagctcacctggcccagaGAAcctagaacataggggtaaaatgtagattttggcttatatatcTGAAACCagagcatttagagcaaatctgacaggggttaAACTGTTCAccatgtcaagatctatctgccctgaaatttaaacatagaTCGGAGAAcctgttgttggattgctgcctctaaattggtaattttaatgaaattttgccgtttttggttattatcttgaatattattatagatagagataaactgtaaacagcaataatgttcagcaaagtaagatcttataataagtcaacatgaccacaatggtcagttgaccccaaagtaagatctatcattttggtcttgttgatcccttaaggagttaataccctttatagtaattttgtaccaaatttatttattttttgtaatcttttacaaaaatcttctcctctgaaactactgggtcaaatttaaccaaaattcTAAATCAATGATAgggtatgtagtttaaaaatgtgtgtggTGACCAagccaaccaatcaagatggccaccatggcttaaaatagaacatagggataaaatgtagattttggctttataaaaccaaagcatttcgAGCAAATCTGACCGAGGTTAATTTCTTAATcagatcaatatctatctgccctgaaattgtGTCCTTTGTTCAATATGCACGTAGACCAAGTTGAGAGACACAGGCTCGTCAGAGCCTCTAGTTCAAATTTTGCATAAGAGGTGGCTATAAAACCGTTACAGTATGATAGACTATGTGAATCTTTTTGCAATAGTTCATGTGGATATAGTTTTGTATACTTAtgtataaattcaaataaaataaattttacctGTCAGTCTTCattgaagaataatattaaAGGTAtgattacagtgttgaattggtaatcGTTTAGAATAAGTTAATTTAAAGGAGTGATAAATCCTGATATTTTTACCCGGATCGTATTATGGATTATGAATCTCGACTAATGTAAATTACAAATCTATactttatgttatatttgttatagatCATACAATTATTGCCTGtatttacctgtaatattgGCACAATGAAATGTTTCagtattggcgcaaatgaaatatgattTGTGGCgcaaatttaatatgatttgtGGCGCatgcaaatgaaagattttttagCGCAAAAGCAAAGCACCATGGTATGCATGATTGCCCATTAACGTCGGACGTCAAACGGTCATTTTAGTGATTCGTCACAGGTCTAAAAAAATCCTGCGTTCTCGtcaaaaagaaaatgtacattttatcgtCATACATTACACATAACGTATCGTTAACATCATTTTACTGTTATTTTGCATGAAGGTACCCCAATTACAGCCTCAAACAATATCACCGTTGACATTAGGATGAGCTTTTcggattgaaataatttttcctACAGATACAGCCAAACTTGCAAACAAAATCTgtgtatctatttaaaaaattagtaaaagttttaagtagtTTGTTGTAACGAAGTCCTCatgtaacatattttatattagcTTATCGTTTactattttaaataaagaaattatgtAAATGTAGCTCTTGAATTATGTgtttatacaaaaatgtattattggtgatggttaataaaaatatcatagattCTTAAGAACAGTCAAAGACCATTTAGGATTCAAATAACTAGATATTATTTAAGAGCGCTAGCATCACTCAGGCATAGTAACAATCAGAAAATGCTATCTTGAAGTCTTCGATGAAAATTTTAGATAGCAAATAAAAACTGGTCTCTGATTCGTTAAAATTTAAGTTAACACATCTGTACACAGTTTTTCTATcattatttaattgatttttgttattttttatctcCTAATAATCATTTGTCTATATGTACTATTCCGTGATTTTAGTTCAATTCTTGTCATGTGATTTTCATCTAATTCGaattaaacaattgtaaaaatatgaGTTTTTTATACAACTGCTGTGaaattgtaaagaaaataaaacaattgttttcatGCCAGTTGAAATTTCCTGTAATCAGATTCGCACTGTTCGCACGCTTTCTATATGTCTCCTTAATATTTAAGTTAGATGGTAGCTGTCTCTTATATAGCCCTTATCTTTTAAACGTAACCATGTGATAGGTTTTCATTCAGGTAATAAGTCTCAGTGTAAGAAGTTTGTTATATTGTATAGAGTGTCAGACTCCTTGTTAATGTCTGTAGTTGTTAATTACCTATAAAGTAATTTCAAGTTTTCAAATCGTGTCGAAAAATGAAACGATATCATTGATAAAGAACAACAAACAGGAGTTACATTAGGAATCCATGTTCATTTTATCATCTTAtactaaataaagaaaatagtagcacaccgctgttcaatagtcaaaattaagcaaaaacatcttttttattcacacagtttattatttattgatattattcTGATAACCGGTCAAGAATTGTTGCATCTGACTTTTTGTCATTGTCAATCTTACTTAATAAGTTATACACAACCATGTATTTGCTGGCAGTCGTCTGAATGGAAACGTTAAATCTGATGTAAGGAGGGCCAGAGAGAACTGCGACCGAGCCAATAAACTTCACAATGTGTTGAgaagctgatattttacaatatatatatatacatatgtatattaatatatgtaGGAAATGTGATAATTTGTTATGGTTCAATCACtgggtgttttttttccttCCTTAGACAAATTTTAGGCTTGACGAAAGCATGGTTGATAACGTCTCCTCATACATTATAATAATTGTCTTTCCATATCTCAAAGCCGTGATGCGAGAATAGCGGATCGACCAAGCAGGGTGATATAAGCGATGAGAATGATATTAAACTTTATGAACTCATGGATATATACTGAgagactttagaaacgcaacactatattatttttgtgttatttttgaatgaatgtgtccCCGTCAAAAGCGATAACTGCAtgttacaaacgccaaaataattgtcaaaaggtcaacaaattctgtctgacatgttttggattctgttttacaccttctggtttgcatttgttcaacccattaattggttttgAGAATTATGCGGTTGGAACTTGAGGGCTTTTAAGGTTTTCCTTCAGTCGATTCTTTGGCAATTCAGTTGAtgggaaacatttatggcatgaatCTGTACTCAATGGCACACTACAATTTGATTAGCAAATGACGTTGCGTAATCAAATTCTGTTGACGTTTCATTGTCTCTAAAAGTTTATCTGTTCATTGATGGCCAGCAACAAATCTTGTCTACTTGTATCGCTGTCGGAAGGACAGTACGACGAGTCTCTGAAGTCATACAGTATGGTTGAAGCAcgtttatgttttaatgtttgcagtattcttaagggataattcagttttttgtttCTCAGTCTTGGCAAAATGGagatgaaacatttttaaactggTTTAAGTGAGGCaaaggattgaaagaactgtCTCACAAAGCAAAACAACTGAAACAATCTTTCATTGGTCCAAAATTTCGCTTTAAGAATTCGTGCGACTTCTAACATTCGGTATAGGtaagtcagattttgattttttgtacgAAGAAAGAAGTATGATAATCATGCAAAGTAGTTGTAAGaaaatcaaacaagatttggtaaaaaaaaaataaaatcaacaaaatgagtgttgcgtttctaaagtcgttcagtatatTTTTACACACAACCACGTAATGACGTCTcaaggcaaaaaaaaattaaaaaaaataagtataagAGCCTTGGAATGGTCAACACGTTATCATTATGAAAAATCTACTTTATATATTCAGGTTCGTACAAACGTCAGGATGTTGGCTTTAATCATTTGAATTCTTTTACAAAATGGGGCTTTTAATGGTTTACTGTGCTTTTTATTGCTTACCAGTCCATGCACAATATGTGTTGCTATATTGCTTCACACAAACAAGAGCATGTAAACTATGCAATGACGTCAAAGGACCTGAACTGATTAGCTGAGCTCATACATGCCCATCGAAATATAAGACATGCCAATAGAAACATCtgcataaaaatttcattgaccTACCACAAGTGGCTTCCCTTAATCTAATCTAACCTAACctcaaactttaaatataaactAAGAATAAGTTTCAAAGTCTATAGACCGTGATTGAGTTGTTTAATCTCTATTGAAATGAGACATGCAAATGCAACATCATACCAAATATCATCGAACCACAACTTATTCTCCTTCTTTATGTAGATCCCCATCGTTGAGGGCACACAGCTCCTTTAACGAAttggtttttaaaaatgttaacgTATTCACATAGAGTTATTCCgaatttaaaatgttgaaaaaaaatcctcaacCGGAATGTTACACATGCACAAAATGTATTTGCAGAAATGTACAtattatcagagacatatatattatatacacaaAGAACTCATACGTTCGCCAGGATGTAGATTCGATTATTAATGTCTAGCTTCATTAAATATATGAACGATCTGCACTATAGTTTGACTGTTGCAGAAACTGGATAGAGTGTATGTGTTAAgatattattcaaataaaagcCTTGTAGAGTAAGTCTAAAGAAAATGCATTCCAGGATGTTAAAGATGCATATTTTGTAGCGAATTTTTACATCTCTGATAAAAAGCAATGATACATTTTTGCGTTTTAAATGACAGTTCTactcagatttaaaaaaatctagcTATACGCACATTCAGGCTTTAATCTGGTAAGCGAGCAGATAGTAATGCTGCAGATAGTTAAGCAACTTCTAGTAGTTCACACTAAGCTTTTAAACGGttactttttttacttttgatcaTATTTTTCACATAGACACATATGGtggtaaattttgtaatttgtgtCTTAATGAGCAGCTGTGAGACCCAAGTAAGCGTTAAATCTTGGTGGATTATATCTTTTTGTGAATTTCATTACAGTATATTCTGGACATGTTTTCATTCTTTCCAAGTTTTCTGGGTTCATTATAATGCCGAGATTCGAAACTTCCTGACAGTCTACTATTAGTGTACATATTTATCACGGTTGctgaaatgattttttgttttagatataaTACTCAACTTCAAGTATATAATACtatcttgatgttcatatacAATGAACAAGTTGTTAACACATGATACATGTCTTCCGTTTCTGTTCTAATATAAATCAGGTCTACTTCTGCTTGTTTCTTTTCGttctatttttatatacttCTTTCTCAAATAATTCAAGAAAGAAAGGTATGTTATACATTTACATTTCAACTGTTTCGGTAAAGAACGATTGTAGCTCTTCCGGGCATATATTGACGCATAACTAGTGATCTAATAGTTTTATTGTTGCTGTTGAGAACACCAAATAAGGTCTTTTGTGAAATTCAGCATTACGCGGAAGATCTCCCAGAATTCGGTATACCGATGCACATGATGTCCCTTTACGTAAAGactgtatttttcttaaaatatcaagGTGGAAGCTGGATCTTGATTGTTTCCTGTCATTTGCTTGTTCGAGTTTTCTTCTAAATGAACAATTtcagttgattttttaatagtttcatTCAGCATAGGTGCTACTTCTGATTGTACTACTTATTGTACAGTTGAGGTTAGACATTTAAACGTTCTCAATTATCACTGGAATTATGATAAATTCTGATTGCTTAATTATTGTTGTTGGCTGTTGAATTTCTAATTGGTATATGTTACGCACCATTTTGTTTTGTCCTTCAGAGCATGTATTTGGCTATGACATCTGTTGAATTGTCAGTATACAATACATGTGaagtcagatttttttcaaatatatcgctagatttgtttttatttatatgttgagTCGTCCTTTTTTGTTAGTTGTTTCTCATTTGCTGGCATTGAGATGAGATTGACCTTTGTAGATTGTCTTGATGATAGGTGGAATGTGCCCGTTCGCATGTCTGTTTTAGGATTATATGAAGCTTGTGTCGGTTTTAGATGATTTCTGGTTGGATAACCATGAGTACTACGATGTATGTAATGATTATGGATGGATTCGAGTTGGCAAATCCTTGACTAGGATGGAATACAAAGTTAGTATCTTACAgaacatgaatataaaaaagaagatgtgatatgattgccaatg
Above is a window of Mytilus trossulus isolate FHL-02 chromosome 4, PNRI_Mtr1.1.1.hap1, whole genome shotgun sequence DNA encoding:
- the LOC134716123 gene encoding uncharacterized protein LOC134716123, with amino-acid sequence MSMQKYMPQGEGETPIVEASPDMCAAATHYKTCVENGRSQCPDSQSVTIAEMMIKQFESLCGDQYDKVTSTTSSYTKETEENLKRGSNKRRTLAELKKENLILDNERLREETKRLKLEQENLKLEKEGIILKNRCLICKVQTEYPDCVAP